In the Campylobacter showae genome, one interval contains:
- a CDS encoding chemotaxis protein codes for MGESVNNLLQKSDELIVNMVKEAGELVKNFIELSKSDPIFKDYYHDFADVGVQIFKIHEKLHVDFAELKECEGIKALKEYKG; via the coding sequence ATGGGTGAAAGCGTAAATAATTTACTACAAAAAAGCGATGAACTGATAGTAAATATGGTAAAAGAGGCTGGCGAGCTGGTTAAAAATTTTATCGAGCTATCAAAAAGCGACCCCATTTTTAAGGATTACTACCACGATTTTGCCGACGTCGGCGTGCAAATTTTTAAAATCCACGAAAAACTGCACGTCGATTTTGCAGAACTAAAAGAGTGCGAAGGAATAAAGGCGCTAAAAGAGTATAAAGGATAA
- a CDS encoding ABC-F family ATP-binding cassette domain-containing protein, whose translation MLEVKNLLMRFNAQLLFEDVNLKLTRGNRYGLIGANGAGKSTFLKILAGEIEANSGEIVIENGLKVGVLGQDQFAFENFSVKDAVLYGNKRLYDAVKEKERLYMSEEFTDAVNDRLAQLEMISAEEDPSYEYEVRIEKILSSLDFSDFEKPMSEVENSDKFKVLLAQVLFPKPDILFLDEPTNNLDIDSIKWLENELNRHEGTMVLISHDRHFLNAVCTHILDVDFKKIRQFAGNYDDWYIASTLVAKQHEMERDKKLKEKEELEKFIARFSANASKARQATSRQKQLNKLDIEEIKVSSRRDPSILFRTKRDIGNEILEVRGISKTYDKVLFENFSFKLEKNDKVAIIGANGVGKSTLAKIIIGEVAPDSGDVHVGATIEPSYFAQDTTNKITGELKLYEWLQDENNKDLDEIRKCLGRMLFSGAEQEKSVGSLSGGEKHRLMLSRLMLERGNLLVLDEPNNHLDLEAIIALGEALYKFGGNVICVSHDRELIDAFANRIIHLKGNGEVVDFKGTFEEYAAMNEGATA comes from the coding sequence ATGCTTGAAGTCAAAAATTTATTAATGAGATTTAACGCGCAGTTGCTATTTGAGGACGTAAATTTAAAGCTCACTCGCGGCAACCGCTACGGTCTCATCGGCGCAAACGGCGCGGGAAAATCGACGTTTTTAAAAATCCTTGCAGGCGAGATCGAAGCAAACAGCGGCGAGATCGTCATCGAAAACGGGCTAAAAGTAGGCGTACTAGGTCAAGATCAGTTTGCGTTTGAAAACTTTAGCGTCAAAGACGCCGTGCTATACGGCAACAAACGCCTCTACGACGCAGTAAAAGAAAAAGAGCGCCTCTATATGAGCGAAGAGTTTACCGACGCCGTAAACGACCGTCTGGCGCAGCTTGAGATGATAAGCGCCGAGGAGGATCCTAGCTACGAGTACGAGGTACGCATCGAAAAAATCCTAAGCTCGCTTGACTTTAGCGACTTTGAAAAGCCGATGAGCGAGGTCGAAAACTCGGATAAATTTAAAGTCCTGCTCGCTCAAGTACTATTTCCAAAGCCGGACATTCTTTTCCTTGACGAGCCCACCAACAACCTTGATATCGATAGCATAAAGTGGTTAGAAAACGAGCTAAACCGCCACGAGGGAACGATGGTGCTAATCAGCCACGACCGCCACTTCTTAAACGCGGTTTGCACGCACATACTAGACGTGGATTTTAAGAAAATTAGGCAGTTTGCCGGCAACTACGACGACTGGTACATCGCCTCGACGCTGGTTGCCAAACAGCACGAGATGGAACGCGACAAAAAACTAAAAGAAAAAGAGGAGCTGGAGAAATTTATCGCGCGATTCTCGGCAAACGCAAGCAAAGCCCGCCAAGCCACGAGCCGCCAAAAGCAGCTAAACAAACTCGACATCGAGGAGATCAAGGTATCAAGCAGACGCGATCCTAGCATACTTTTCCGCACCAAGCGCGACATCGGCAACGAGATCCTAGAGGTGCGCGGCATCAGCAAAACATACGACAAGGTTTTGTTTGAAAATTTTAGCTTCAAGCTCGAAAAGAACGACAAAGTCGCTATCATCGGCGCAAACGGCGTAGGCAAAAGCACGCTGGCTAAAATCATCATCGGCGAGGTCGCTCCGGATAGCGGCGACGTGCACGTGGGCGCGACGATAGAGCCTAGCTACTTCGCGCAGGACACGACAAATAAAATCACCGGCGAACTCAAACTCTACGAGTGGCTGCAAGACGAAAACAACAAGGACCTAGACGAGATCCGCAAGTGCCTAGGCAGGATGCTATTTAGCGGCGCCGAGCAGGAAAAATCTGTCGGTAGCCTAAGCGGTGGCGAAAAACACCGCCTGATGCTAAGCCGCCTGATGCTAGAGCGCGGCAATCTGCTCGTGCTAGACGAGCCAAACAACCACCTCGACCTCGAAGCCATCATCGCTCTAGGCGAGGCGCTGTATAAATTCGGCGGCAACGTCATCTGCGTGAGCCACGACCGCGAGCTCATCGACGCCTTCGCTAACCGCATCATCCACCTAAAAGGCAACGGCGAGGTCGTCGATTTTAAGGGAACCTTTGAAGAATACGCCGCGATGAACGAGGGGGCGACGGCTTAA
- a CDS encoding GGDEF domain-containing protein, protein MAETARKILRKNSHDEKECEKNGSRFKELKARVQMAKFEQSAEEKALAAIAIPLLRFFTCLQIFLLFFAIYARVPAAFLAAYIFLATVSVYVALCHDDDPGFAANFIHLTVVCHGFLGVFLYGWGWGNENFFIWGIATSYLIFIGKNRTVLGIIIAEAVAYAVLYILRDKFGVVNLGASGSVMFVVTFAAIFVSFARRTNTLNSVYAKSINEVASQNDKLESACKFDFLTGLDNRRYAQEQFDEIAEYFPYEKVLVALGDIDDFKVINDTFGHDAGDETIKQIAQILRENSRGEKDILCRWGGEEFLLVALVHDDVSAQEMVKRVLKNVNTLTSPDGKKIGITFGAAVFKSAREMSLNEMAIVADKLLYEGKRSGKNCVKFKGCGDAA, encoded by the coding sequence ATGGCCGAAACGGCGCGAAAAATCTTGCGAAAAAATTCGCATGACGAGAAAGAGTGCGAAAAAAACGGTAGCAGATTTAAAGAGCTAAAAGCTCGGGTACAGATGGCGAAATTTGAGCAAAGCGCCGAGGAAAAGGCGCTTGCGGCGATTGCTATTCCGTTACTTAGGTTTTTTACTTGCTTGCAAATTTTTTTACTATTTTTTGCTATTTATGCGCGCGTGCCGGCGGCGTTTTTAGCTGCTTATATTTTTTTAGCGACGGTTAGCGTTTACGTAGCGCTTTGCCACGATGACGATCCGGGCTTTGCGGCAAATTTTATCCATCTCACGGTCGTATGCCACGGATTTTTGGGCGTATTTTTATACGGCTGGGGCTGGGGCAACGAAAATTTCTTTATTTGGGGTATCGCGACCAGTTATTTGATTTTTATCGGTAAAAACCGTACCGTACTTGGCATCATCATCGCTGAAGCCGTAGCTTACGCCGTTTTGTATATTTTGAGGGATAAATTCGGTGTCGTAAATTTAGGCGCTAGCGGAAGCGTTATGTTCGTTGTGACGTTTGCGGCGATATTCGTATCGTTTGCTCGCCGTACGAACACGCTAAACTCGGTTTACGCAAAGAGTATAAACGAGGTCGCCTCGCAAAACGATAAACTCGAGTCCGCATGCAAATTTGACTTTCTAACCGGCCTTGATAATCGCCGCTATGCGCAGGAACAGTTTGACGAGATAGCGGAATATTTTCCGTATGAAAAGGTGCTGGTCGCGCTTGGCGATATAGATGATTTTAAGGTAATAAACGACACCTTCGGGCACGACGCTGGAGACGAGACGATAAAGCAGATCGCGCAAATTTTACGCGAAAACTCGCGCGGCGAAAAAGATATCTTGTGTCGCTGGGGCGGTGAGGAGTTTTTACTCGTAGCTTTAGTACACGACGATGTTTCGGCCCAAGAGATGGTAAAAAGAGTGCTAAAAAATGTAAATACCCTCACTTCTCCAGACGGCAAAAAAATAGGCATAACCTTTGGCGCTGCGGTGTTTAAAAGCGCGCGGGAGATGAGTCTAAACGAAATGGCAATCGTCGCGGATAAGCTTTTGTACGAGGGTAAGAGGAGCGGTAAAAACTGCGTCAAATTTAAGGGATGCGGCGATGCTGCTTAA
- a CDS encoding GGDEF domain-containing protein produces the protein MLLNLFARYGFYVKLRAMFAAFGLIHAIYLALFIYIDQLLLACLNVISVALYAACVYMARDLKTAAIAVAAVRIEIFAHAFICTLVLGWDYGFQNIILALMSMVFFSSLATKGVNNFFAYAKGAAYLFLYFYAKTPSQLAGTQAEFFYVLNFIIIATIVIILVIDFSRTFSAKLRQDMLERQERLSELANKDPLTSLLNRNAFYEFAVPRMQFLSGDASIVLCDIDDFKKLNDAHGHAFGDEALKIIAHAIKSSLREGDLVYRWGGEEFLIFLSDINLENSEHIFERIRRKIAETQLEFEGKSAKTSATFGLVNFNVKAVKEVETVIKQADKLLYEGKNSGKNKVVAQTFGGNYL, from the coding sequence ATGCTGCTTAACCTTTTTGCGAGGTACGGCTTTTACGTCAAGCTTCGTGCTATGTTTGCGGCGTTTGGGCTTATTCACGCGATATATCTGGCGCTGTTTATCTACATAGATCAGCTTTTGCTAGCTTGCCTAAATGTCATTAGCGTCGCTCTTTATGCCGCTTGCGTCTATATGGCGAGGGATCTAAAGACGGCTGCCATAGCCGTAGCGGCGGTTAGGATCGAGATATTTGCTCACGCTTTTATCTGCACGCTCGTTCTTGGCTGGGACTACGGGTTTCAAAATATCATCTTAGCTCTTATGTCCATGGTGTTTTTCTCAAGTCTCGCGACAAAGGGCGTAAATAACTTTTTCGCATACGCCAAGGGCGCGGCGTATTTGTTTTTATATTTTTATGCAAAGACTCCTTCGCAGCTTGCAGGAACACAGGCGGAGTTTTTTTATGTTTTAAATTTCATCATCATTGCTACGATTGTCATCATTTTGGTTATTGATTTTTCTAGAACATTTAGCGCAAAACTGCGCCAAGATATGCTCGAGCGCCAAGAGAGGCTAAGCGAACTAGCCAACAAAGACCCGCTCACCAGCCTTTTAAATAGAAACGCATTTTACGAATTTGCCGTGCCGCGCATGCAGTTTTTGAGCGGAGATGCTAGTATCGTGCTGTGCGACATCGACGACTTTAAAAAACTAAACGACGCCCACGGGCACGCCTTTGGCGACGAGGCGCTAAAGATCATAGCGCACGCGATAAAAAGCAGTCTGCGCGAGGGTGATTTGGTGTATCGCTGGGGCGGCGAGGAGTTTTTAATATTTTTATCGGATATAAATCTCGAAAACTCGGAGCATATTTTTGAGCGTATCAGGCGCAAGATCGCCGAGACTCAGCTAGAATTTGAAGGCAAGAGCGCTAAGACGTCCGCGACCTTTGGGCTAGTTAACTTTAACGTCAAAGCCGTAAAAGAAGTGGAAACCGTGATAAAACAAGCCGATAAGCTACTCTACGAAGGCAAAAATAGCGGTAAAAATAAGGTCGTCGCTCAGACTTTCGGCGGAAATTATCTTTAA
- a CDS encoding radical SAM protein: MRIAKIRAKNILSRSKIGSGGYAINPYVGCPHGCIYCYAEFMRGVTGHEEAWGEFLDVKDFDAAGLVKFAGLRGGERVFMSSVTDCYNPYEARFGATRKVLEAVAGSDINLQILTKSNLVTRDIDLLQTMPNVRVGVSLSVIDEKLCRTLEPRASSVAARIAAIKKLRAAGVKTYIFVAPIFPQITPVFDIISHCGDAADEIWFDRLNLYPNFRDKILSFIGRNFPALLPLYKQIYLFGEDGYFERLADEIRLAAREKFGSQSGERVRIFFERRKSGADKFERRK, encoded by the coding sequence ATGCGCATCGCAAAAATCCGCGCAAAAAATATCCTCTCGCGCTCCAAAATCGGCAGCGGAGGCTACGCGATCAATCCGTACGTAGGCTGCCCGCACGGCTGCATCTACTGCTACGCCGAGTTTATGCGCGGCGTCACCGGGCACGAGGAGGCGTGGGGCGAGTTTTTAGACGTGAAGGATTTTGACGCGGCGGGCTTAGTTAAATTTGCGGGCTTGCGCGGCGGCGAGCGCGTATTTATGAGCTCGGTTACGGACTGCTATAACCCGTATGAGGCGCGCTTTGGAGCTACGCGCAAAGTCCTCGAGGCGGTTGCGGGCTCGGATATAAACCTGCAAATTTTAACCAAATCAAACCTCGTGACGCGCGATATAGACCTGCTGCAAACCATGCCAAACGTCCGCGTAGGCGTGAGTTTGAGCGTGATAGATGAAAAACTGTGCCGCACGCTGGAGCCTCGCGCAAGCTCCGTAGCAGCAAGGATTGCAGCGATAAAAAAACTGCGCGCCGCGGGAGTAAAAACCTATATCTTCGTCGCGCCGATTTTTCCGCAGATCACGCCCGTTTTTGATATCATATCTCATTGCGGCGACGCGGCGGATGAAATTTGGTTTGATAGGCTAAATCTCTATCCGAATTTTCGCGATAAAATTTTATCCTTCATCGGGCGAAATTTCCCAGCGCTTTTGCCGCTTTATAAGCAAATTTATCTTTTCGGCGAGGACGGCTATTTTGAGCGGTTAGCGGATGAGATCAGGCTTGCCGCGCGGGAGAAATTCGGAAGCCAGAGCGGCGAGAGGGTCAGGATATTTTTTGAGCGGAGAAAATCCGGCGCAGATAAATTTGAAAGGCGAAAATGA
- a CDS encoding alpha/beta hydrolase, producing the protein MNVILRLGIIVLILYIALLALLYFFQERLIFFPSKLEPNHDFSFDRPFEEIRLDADGTWISGLKFLAQSGDGGHDMNGERKAKNGAAIFFHGNAGNLQGWGKYARYFTDLGYDFYLFDYRGYGKSGGEIGSQEQLYADADAMMQLVLREYDAGEIAAVGYSVGSGLAARAAQKYGAKRLVLIAPYFGLEELAREKMPFVPKFLIKYKIPTFEFVGGFGGPVTIFHGEHDELIGVDNSRRLLKFLKPGDKIYELNASHNDILGLSELWEKLAQRLGE; encoded by the coding sequence ATGAACGTAATTTTACGGCTTGGCATTATAGTTTTGATCCTATATATCGCGCTTTTGGCGCTGCTTTATTTTTTTCAAGAGAGGCTGATATTTTTCCCGAGCAAGCTTGAGCCAAACCATGATTTTAGCTTTGATCGGCCGTTTGAGGAGATAAGACTAGACGCGGATGGCACGTGGATAAGCGGGCTTAAATTTTTAGCGCAGAGTGGGGACGGCGGGCACGATATGAACGGCGAACGAAAAGCGAAAAACGGCGCGGCGATATTTTTCCACGGCAATGCTGGCAATCTGCAAGGCTGGGGCAAGTATGCGCGGTATTTTACGGATTTGGGCTATGATTTTTATCTGTTTGACTACCGAGGCTACGGCAAGAGCGGCGGCGAGATAGGCTCGCAGGAGCAGCTTTATGCGGATGCGGACGCGATGATGCAGCTGGTTTTGCGGGAGTATGATGCGGGCGAGATTGCGGCGGTCGGGTACTCGGTAGGTAGCGGATTGGCAGCTCGCGCGGCGCAGAAATACGGCGCTAAGCGGCTAGTTTTGATCGCGCCGTATTTTGGCCTAGAGGAGCTAGCGCGCGAGAAAATGCCGTTCGTGCCGAAATTTTTAATCAAATACAAAATCCCTACGTTTGAGTTTGTCGGCGGTTTTGGCGGGCCGGTGACGATATTTCACGGCGAGCACGACGAACTAATCGGCGTGGATAACTCGCGCAGGTTGCTTAAATTTCTAAAACCGGGAGATAAAATTTACGAGCTAAATGCCAGCCACAACGATATCCTAGGCCTAAGCGAGCTTTGGGAAAAATTAGCGCAGAGGCTTGGCGAGTAG
- a CDS encoding S8 family serine peptidase: MYCSNFKKAFVLSMVTCGLLLPSICEAQYIEPGKIGDIKSWETDEYKAYWGLGGMNASVAYAKGATGKGVKLGVVDSGMLLSHQEFAGGRITGTTAKGEYSKNGMRYPDAEYGNAPFKQKNSDEKDRTNKGEFKKGQKFETNGDWIAGVNDSHGTHVGGTIAANRDGSGTHGVAWESRLYSGNTGGNDGMTYGPNQGYGYFYAVYNELAKSGVRAINNSWGSNRRVNSSYPGAEGYSGTPGTATNPTEPKHHLYLRDLNAAKKAYYQFVADGQKNFMDAAYEVAKKYRIIQVFTAGNRDGMEESYTRAMLPYFRPDAEKLWLNVTGQTENSTQRFNTAGHSKWWTIAAPGTKIKSPVVDVKTGKAGYDSWGGTSMAAPHVTGALGVIMSRYSYMTNEQARDVLLTTARQTKYSFKKNDTSKLSGWTSEHGVPDKRWGWGIVDIGRAMFGPGQFLGKFDVNMDVDDVWSNDISDKAIKFRKTEDDVDAAVWAARKAQLDAKGGNLTAEERAEYNVELAREQARAYRAAEGYKGTLIKRGSGTLTLAGDNTYSGDTVIKDGQITALNQSLKNSNVIVENGGALKIKKSLTVQEVKTDMLQKPKEFINKTRAATSDTVTATIKQGGRYVISHPGIVGMSSAGATNLNLTFEKNSIVDLENPLFEDAQKMYKDPTKSKKYWVEGSFQGYDQTILREYAFFDLVKNFNDSKLELTVKKSSKGMVDFAKSKNQKLIAAAIEGSSNQPALLSAFRSRPAVLTSDLYRNFIFATPQQASDTLKTFANEANFAAQNAAVIDNILIRNAVLNRKRDFNALNMDDKETGINFWSNTAGNVMKFDSDEGSGEFKSTSVTQLFGLDGALNESLRLGAVLGAGKSKTKEDGSKEFDHTNKHVGIYAQISLESVKFDLGTVYTDIKRKKTGSSTIVQYTVNNAAKSNEKLVNMFASATYGGFNGENFEINPYLGVSRIYARAGGISENVGPFTMSTDKKSRNMNILTAGISPSVPFKIGSMNSSAQFDLAYNRFFGDTRPGAGVNVASAGYVDLEGKEIKDFATVGAGVETMISKNTSLRLSYIGAFGNDVKSNSLNAKIEISF, encoded by the coding sequence ATGTATTGTTCTAATTTTAAGAAGGCATTTGTGCTCTCGATGGTAACATGCGGCCTTTTATTACCAAGTATTTGCGAAGCGCAATATATAGAGCCTGGTAAAATAGGCGACATAAAAAGTTGGGAAACAGACGAGTATAAAGCGTACTGGGGTCTAGGTGGCATGAACGCATCGGTAGCCTACGCCAAAGGCGCCACTGGCAAAGGAGTAAAACTAGGAGTGGTAGATTCTGGTATGCTTCTAAGCCATCAAGAATTCGCAGGCGGCAGGATTACAGGAACGACCGCGAAGGGCGAATACTCCAAAAACGGTATGCGTTATCCAGATGCAGAATACGGCAACGCGCCCTTTAAACAAAAAAATAGCGATGAAAAAGATAGGACAAATAAGGGTGAATTTAAAAAAGGGCAAAAATTTGAAACCAACGGGGATTGGATAGCGGGCGTAAATGACTCTCACGGCACGCACGTAGGAGGTACGATAGCTGCAAACCGCGACGGAAGCGGCACGCATGGAGTAGCATGGGAATCAAGATTATACTCTGGAAATACGGGCGGAAACGACGGCATGACCTACGGCCCAAATCAAGGCTACGGATACTTCTATGCCGTATATAACGAGCTTGCTAAATCAGGCGTAAGAGCGATAAATAATAGCTGGGGGTCAAACAGAAGAGTAAATTCCTCCTACCCTGGAGCAGAGGGCTACAGCGGCACCCCCGGCACGGCAACAAATCCTACTGAGCCTAAACATCATCTATATTTAAGAGATCTAAATGCAGCCAAAAAAGCTTATTATCAGTTCGTAGCGGACGGCCAAAAAAATTTTATGGACGCCGCATACGAAGTAGCAAAAAAATACAGAATAATCCAAGTTTTTACCGCAGGTAACAGAGACGGTATGGAAGAATCCTACACAAGAGCGATGCTGCCGTATTTTCGCCCCGATGCTGAAAAACTATGGCTAAACGTAACAGGACAAACTGAGAACAGCACTCAAAGGTTTAACACTGCTGGACACTCCAAGTGGTGGACTATAGCAGCACCCGGAACAAAGATAAAATCACCTGTCGTAGACGTAAAAACCGGCAAGGCAGGATATGACTCCTGGGGCGGTACGTCGATGGCAGCGCCCCATGTAACGGGAGCTTTGGGCGTCATAATGTCTAGATATAGCTACATGACCAACGAGCAGGCAAGAGATGTCTTACTAACGACGGCAAGACAAACAAAGTACTCGTTCAAAAAGAATGATACCAGCAAGCTTTCGGGCTGGACGAGCGAGCATGGAGTACCTGATAAGAGATGGGGTTGGGGCATAGTAGATATCGGTAGAGCAATGTTTGGGCCAGGTCAGTTTTTAGGTAAATTTGACGTAAATATGGACGTAGATGATGTCTGGTCTAACGACATCTCTGATAAAGCTATAAAATTTAGAAAAACCGAGGACGATGTGGATGCGGCGGTTTGGGCGGCGCGCAAAGCACAGCTCGATGCCAAGGGTGGAAATTTGACCGCAGAAGAAAGAGCCGAATACAACGTAGAGCTAGCCAGAGAACAAGCAAGAGCATATAGGGCAGCGGAGGGCTATAAAGGAACGCTTATAAAAAGAGGTAGCGGCACGCTTACGCTTGCCGGCGATAACACCTATAGCGGCGACACCGTCATAAAAGATGGGCAGATCACGGCGCTAAATCAGTCTTTAAAAAATAGCAACGTGATAGTAGAAAACGGCGGCGCTTTAAAGATAAAAAAGAGCCTAACCGTCCAAGAGGTCAAAACCGATATGCTCCAAAAGCCGAAAGAATTCATAAACAAAACTAGAGCCGCTACTTCAGATACCGTCACGGCGACGATAAAGCAAGGCGGCAGATACGTCATATCACATCCCGGCATAGTCGGCATGTCTTCGGCAGGAGCTACGAATTTAAACCTTACGTTTGAAAAAAACTCTATCGTAGATCTAGAAAATCCTCTTTTTGAAGACGCACAAAAGATGTATAAGGATCCTACAAAATCAAAGAAATATTGGGTTGAAGGTAGCTTCCAAGGCTATGATCAAACGATATTAAGAGAATATGCGTTTTTTGATTTAGTTAAAAATTTTAACGATTCCAAACTAGAGCTCACCGTCAAGAAGAGCAGTAAGGGCATGGTGGATTTCGCAAAGAGTAAAAATCAAAAACTTATCGCCGCCGCAATCGAAGGCTCAAGTAATCAACCTGCCCTATTGAGCGCCTTTAGAAGTAGGCCTGCAGTACTAACGAGCGATCTGTATAGAAATTTCATCTTCGCTACGCCGCAGCAAGCCTCCGATACACTCAAAACATTTGCAAACGAAGCAAATTTTGCCGCTCAAAACGCAGCCGTGATTGATAATATATTGATCCGAAACGCCGTTTTAAACCGCAAAAGAGACTTTAATGCATTAAACATGGACGATAAAGAGACGGGAATTAACTTCTGGTCGAACACTGCAGGAAACGTCATGAAATTCGACTCAGACGAAGGAAGCGGAGAATTTAAATCCACATCCGTGACGCAACTTTTCGGCTTAGACGGTGCGCTAAATGAAAGCTTAAGGCTGGGAGCCGTGCTGGGTGCAGGAAAAAGCAAGACCAAAGAAGACGGTAGCAAAGAATTTGACCATACAAATAAACACGTTGGTATTTATGCGCAAATTAGCCTAGAATCTGTCAAATTTGATCTAGGTACCGTATATACGGACATAAAGCGCAAAAAAACCGGCAGCTCTACGATAGTTCAATACACGGTAAACAATGCCGCTAAAAGCAACGAAAAGCTTGTCAACATGTTTGCTAGCGCGACATACGGCGGCTTTAATGGCGAAAATTTCGAGATAAATCCGTATCTGGGTGTTTCCCGTATCTATGCTAGAGCTGGCGGTATAAGTGAAAACGTAGGTCCGTTTACGATGAGTACGGATAAAAAATCTAGAAATATGAATATCCTAACAGCGGGCATTAGTCCGAGCGTGCCGTTTAAAATAGGCAGCATGAATTCGTCTGCACAGTTTGATCTAGCCTATAATAGATTTTTCGGCGACACCAGACCTGGTGCAGGAGTAAACGTCGCGAGTGCCGGATATGTGGATCTAGAAGGCAAAGAGATTAAAGATTTCGCCACCGTGGGTGCCGGCGTGGAAACTATGATATCTAAAAACACAAGTCTAAGGCTATCATACATCGGTGCATTCGGAAACGACGTAAAATCAAATAGCTTAAACGCCAAGATTGAGATTTCATTTTAA
- a CDS encoding cytochrome-c oxidase: MKILSFLAALCFGAAVASAAGDGKVKSIDIYVTPYYSANAGKAEHVKVYDKIDGLLKSGTLEDFKSAEKIVQDAPQMVTPMTLFVLSARAYDLGLRDDAVFWFYNAKNRAILLREIINLDDGRFFEVKSAIGAFIKLVGDVVNPYAFCDIKKQQDIAAKSLEWSKANVYEAMFLPEFASPHADRKEALAKAIEALETRAQKEKDYFLDDENLAKFKAIRKQNKTDERFCF; this comes from the coding sequence ATGAAAATTTTAAGTTTTTTAGCGGCGCTTTGTTTTGGCGCGGCGGTAGCATCGGCGGCTGGTGACGGCAAGGTAAAAAGCATCGATATTTACGTGACGCCGTACTACTCGGCAAATGCCGGCAAGGCTGAACATGTAAAGGTTTACGACAAGATCGACGGTCTGCTAAAAAGCGGCACGCTAGAGGACTTTAAGAGCGCAGAAAAGATCGTGCAGGACGCTCCGCAGATGGTCACGCCGATGACTCTTTTCGTACTTTCGGCTCGCGCTTACGATCTTGGCCTGCGCGACGATGCGGTGTTTTGGTTTTACAACGCCAAAAATCGCGCGATCTTGTTAAGAGAGATTATAAATTTAGACGACGGTAGATTTTTTGAGGTCAAAAGCGCGATAGGAGCGTTTATAAAGCTAGTTGGCGACGTGGTAAATCCATACGCGTTTTGCGACATCAAAAAGCAGCAAGATATCGCCGCAAAGTCGCTCGAGTGGAGCAAGGCAAACGTCTATGAAGCTATGTTTTTACCGGAGTTTGCGTCGCCTCACGCAGATAGAAAAGAAGCTCTCGCAAAAGCAATCGAAGCTCTAGAAACACGCGCGCAAAAAGAAAAAGATTATTTTTTGGATGATGAAAATTTGGCTAAATTTAAAGCCATACGCAAGCAAAACAAAACCGACGAGAGATTTTGTTTTTAA